The DNA window CCCACCCTGCAGCCGGTGCCGGCGGTGTCGCATACCGGTTCGCCTGCCGTGGAGAGCACCGGGAAAGCGGCGGCGCCGGACTTCGCCGCCCCGGAGACCGTGGCGACCGGGATCGGCGTGCCGTGGGGCCTGGCGTTCCTCCCCGACGGCAGCGCGCTGGTGTCCGAGCGGGACAGCGGGCGGGTGCTCCAGGTCAAGCCCGGAGGTGAGCCGCGCGAGGTCTACACCGTGCCGGGCGTGGACGCGGGCGGCGAGGGCGGGCTGCTCGGGCTGGCCGTGCACGAGGACTGGGTCTACGCGTACTTCACCGGCGAGCGGGACAACCGGATCGTCCGCTTCACGCTGGAGAACCCGCAGCCGCAGGTGATCTTCGAGGGGATCACGAAGGGTGGGCGGCACAACGGCGGGCGGATCGCGTTCGGGCCGGACGGCATGCTCTACGTCGGCACCGGCGACGCGAGCGAGGAACCCCGGTCACAGGACCGGGACGACCCGAGCGGCAAGATTCTGCGGCTCACGCCGGAGGGCGATCCGGCGCCGGGCAACCCGTGGGAGGGCTCCCCGGTCTGGACCCTGGGTCACCGCAACGTGCAGGGCCTGGCCTGGGACGACCAGGGCCGGATGTACGGGATCGAGTTCGGGCAGAGCACCTGGGACGAGATGAACGTCATCGAGAAGGGGAAGAACTACGGCTGGCCCGAGGTGGAGGGCCGCGGCGGGAAGTCCGGGTTCGCCGACCCGATCGTGCAGTGGACCACCGACGAGGCCTCGCCGAGTGGCGCGGCGGTCGCCGGAGACACGCTCTACGTGGCGGCGCTGCGGGGCGAGCGCCTGTGGACGGTCCCGCTCGGCGGCGGTTCCACCCGCGCCGAGCTCACCGGGAAGTACGGCCGGCTCCGCACGGTCGCCGTGGCCCCCGACGGTTCGCTGTGGGTGACCACATCGAACACCGACGGCCGCGGCGACCAGCGTGACGGCGATGACCGGATCCTGCGCTTCCCCGCGCGATGACGGTTGCGCGATGACGGTTACCGATGGGACGGAGGGAGTTGGGGCAGGGCCGAGATGGCGTGCGCGTACTGCTCGATCTGACGCTTGTTGGGCACCACGCCGTACACCCTGAGCTGATCCTTGATCTCCTGCTTGATCACGTCCTCGCTCTGCCCACGGTGGGACTTCATGACCTGGTTGACGACGTAGTCGACCCGGAGCTGTACCTGCCAGCCGGGTGAGCGGCGGCCTCCCGAGGTGAGGCCGCTCAGTGCGGAGAGGGCTTCCATGCCCGGGTTATCGGACGCACAGGTAGCTGTCTTGAAGATATGAGGACCCTGTGCAACACGACCGCAACCCGGGCACACCGCCCTGGCCATCAAACCGCCCGGCCAACGGACCGCCCGGCCATCAGACCGCCCAGCCAACGGACCGCCCGGCCATCGGACCGCCCGGCCATCACTGGGCCGGGCCGGACTCCTCCTCGGGCTGCGCCGGCACCGGCTTGGGCGGGTTGAGACGCAGCCAGATCAGGAAGAACGCGCCCAGGGCGAGCATCGCGAGGCCCATCCAGAGGTTGATCCGGACGCCCTCGGCCTTGTCGATCTCGGCCTGGCTGTCGAAGATCCCGAGCGTCGTGACGATCACGCCGTAGACGACGAACAGGCCACCGATCACCAGGCGTACGTCGAAGAGTTTGTTCTTTCCGGAAGTCGGTTCACTCATCGTCGGCTCCTCACCAGACCGGGATGTACAGGACGACGGCCAGGACCAGCGCGAGCGTGCCGAGCAGCACCGGGTTGCGCCACCAGACCCGCTCGCCGGAGATGATCACGTCACTGGAGGTGGACTGGCCGCCCAGCCCGTAGACCAGGCCGCGCAGCTCGTCGTCGGACTTGCTGGTGCCCCGCGTGACGACGGTGACCACCACCGCGACCACGACCGCGGTCAGGAACGCGGCGCCGGCGCCCCAGAAGCTCTCCTCCAGGTCGGAGTTGAAGTGGAAGACGTCGGTGAGGTGGCCGATGTACAGCGTCAGGGAGGCCAGGAAGCCGAGCAGCAGGGACCAGAAACCGGCCCACGGCGTCATCTTCTTCCAGAACATGCCGACGATGAACGTCGCGAACAGGGGCGCGTTGAAGAGGCTGAACAGCGCCTGGATGTAGTTCATGATGTTGGAGAAGCCGGCCGCGATGAACGCGGTGCCGATGCCGACCAGCACACCGCCGATCGTGGCGATCCGGCCGACCCGGATGTAGTGGGCGTCGTCCCGGTCCTTGCGGATGTAGGCGCGCCAGATGTCGTACGTGAAGACGGTGTTGAAACCGC is part of the Actinoplanes missouriensis 431 genome and encodes:
- a CDS encoding PQQ-dependent sugar dehydrogenase, which produces MNVIRTTRLAIAATGAALLTACSAESGGKAAPTLQPVPAVSHTGSPAVESTGKAAAPDFAAPETVATGIGVPWGLAFLPDGSALVSERDSGRVLQVKPGGEPREVYTVPGVDAGGEGGLLGLAVHEDWVYAYFTGERDNRIVRFTLENPQPQVIFEGITKGGRHNGGRIAFGPDGMLYVGTGDASEEPRSQDRDDPSGKILRLTPEGDPAPGNPWEGSPVWTLGHRNVQGLAWDDQGRMYGIEFGQSTWDEMNVIEKGKNYGWPEVEGRGGKSGFADPIVQWTTDEASPSGAAVAGDTLYVAALRGERLWTVPLGGGSTRAELTGKYGRLRTVAVAPDGSLWVTTSNTDGRGDQRDGDDRILRFPAR